From Myxococcales bacterium, the proteins below share one genomic window:
- a CDS encoding diguanylate cyclase, with protein sequence MSGDGDEKTRVTAIVQKPPGAAGPGGGDCLVVIYTKEPTLLGKRFVLDMSPLRIGRGPENHIVLEGDSVSRRHVHFEQRSSTWYAVDDGSTNGTYVNDDQIARECALANGDRVKIGPTIFKYLSGTDVESQYHEEIYRMTIIDGLTQAHVKRYLLESLEKEIIRARRHQRDMCLVMFDIDHFKRINDTQGHLAGDHVLKELARLVQARIRRDEVFARYGGEEFALLLPETTIEGAAQLAHDIRARVEENRFVFQNERIPVTISMGVAKLLDTHKSGLDLIRDSDERLYEAKRTGRNRVVVAQ encoded by the coding sequence TTGAGCGGCGACGGCGACGAGAAGACGAGGGTAACCGCGATCGTGCAGAAGCCACCGGGGGCCGCAGGGCCTGGCGGGGGCGATTGCCTCGTGGTGATCTATACGAAGGAGCCCACCCTCCTCGGCAAGCGCTTCGTCCTCGACATGAGCCCGCTCCGCATCGGACGAGGCCCCGAGAACCACATCGTCCTCGAGGGCGACTCCGTCTCGCGCAGGCACGTGCACTTCGAGCAGCGGAGCAGCACCTGGTACGCCGTCGACGACGGCTCCACCAACGGCACCTACGTCAACGACGACCAAATCGCCCGGGAGTGTGCGCTCGCCAACGGCGATCGCGTGAAGATCGGCCCCACCATCTTCAAGTACCTCTCCGGCACCGACGTCGAGTCGCAGTACCACGAAGAGATCTACCGCATGACCATCATCGATGGTCTCACGCAGGCGCACGTGAAGCGCTACCTCCTCGAGTCCCTCGAGAAGGAGATCATTCGTGCGCGCAGGCACCAGCGCGACATGTGCCTCGTGATGTTCGACATCGACCACTTCAAGCGCATCAACGACACGCAAGGTCACCTCGCGGGCGACCACGTGCTGAAGGAGCTCGCGCGCCTCGTCCAAGCGCGTATCCGTCGCGACGAGGTGTTCGCGCGCTACGGCGGCGAAGAGTTCGCCCTCCTCCTCCCCGAGACCACCATCGAGGGAGCCGCTCAGCTCGCCCACGACATTCGCGCGCGGGTCGAAGAGAACCGCTTCGTGTTCCAGAACGAGCGCATCCCGGTGACCATCTCGATGGGCGTCGCCAAGCTGCTCGACACGCACAAATCCGGGCTCGACCTCATCCGCGACTCCGACGAGCGCCTCTACGAGGCGAAGCGCACCGGACGAAACCGCGTGGTCGTGGCCCAGTAA
- a CDS encoding tetraacyldisaccharide 4'-kinase, translating to MEDVETLRARVERIAHGEGKSPLARALLDLAALPLLLGRTRARRLTLPSAARIVTVGGASLGGSGKTPLAVACARFLASEGARITFVGHAYGAHPRVALEVDEDTPLSVSGDEARVAYRQLRSAGVRVVVGPTRADAMRYAASTSDVLVVDGGLGLPATLSLLAIGPEDGDLAVALLARRADRVVPTVASSRVEAIDGDGLDVPLAGLRYGLVTAVARPGRVVRSLAPHPPVVHLSLGNHAAHAPHAVLDELTKRHGLDAWLATEKGPLAPGARVGAKPVHFLRHTIRLSPDVSEFLRQRVLGDGRTAVPPGRTQGAVVSV from the coding sequence GTGGAAGACGTCGAGACGCTCCGCGCCCGTGTCGAGCGCATCGCCCATGGCGAGGGGAAGTCTCCCTTGGCGCGCGCCCTGCTCGACCTCGCCGCGCTGCCGCTCCTCCTCGGTCGCACGAGGGCACGAAGGCTCACGCTCCCGTCCGCGGCGCGGATCGTCACGGTCGGTGGCGCGAGCCTCGGCGGCTCCGGAAAGACGCCGCTCGCCGTCGCGTGCGCGAGGTTCTTGGCCTCCGAGGGCGCGCGCATCACGTTCGTGGGGCACGCCTACGGCGCCCACCCGCGTGTCGCGCTCGAGGTCGACGAGGACACGCCTCTCTCCGTCTCGGGCGACGAGGCCCGCGTCGCGTACAGGCAGCTCCGCTCGGCGGGAGTGCGGGTGGTCGTCGGTCCGACGCGGGCCGATGCGATGCGGTACGCGGCGTCGACGAGCGACGTGCTGGTCGTCGACGGGGGCCTCGGACTCCCAGCCACCCTGTCGCTCCTCGCGATCGGCCCCGAGGACGGGGACCTCGCGGTGGCGCTGCTCGCCCGTCGCGCCGATCGGGTCGTTCCGACCGTGGCTTCGTCCCGTGTCGAGGCCATCGACGGTGACGGGCTCGATGTGCCGCTCGCGGGCCTTCGTTACGGGCTCGTCACGGCCGTCGCGCGTCCGGGCCGGGTGGTGCGTTCGCTCGCTCCCCATCCGCCCGTCGTCCACCTCAGCCTTGGGAACCACGCAGCACACGCGCCGCACGCCGTCCTCGATGAGCTCACGAAGCGACACGGGCTCGATGCCTGGCTCGCGACCGAGAAAGGTCCGCTCGCGCCCGGGGCCCGCGTGGGCGCGAAGCCGGTTCACTTCCTACGGCACACGATTCGGCTGTCACCCGATGTGTCAGAATTCCTGCGTCAACGTGTGCTGGGCGACGGTCGCACGGCCGTCCCGCCCGGCCGAACCCAGGGCGCCGTTGTAAGTGTCTGA
- a CDS encoding DUF2252 family protein translates to MARIDAKELGRQAYRSDREAMRGRPKLLAAKVRKQLSSPFAFLRGQAATFYTMLAEAPELEAGPEGTGTLVGDAHLENFGAYRVDRAHRARPPKGTGGTREVAFDVNDFDDAWTGPFRYDVVRLATSFLLASRTHGLTGSATLDALDRLLDGYAAGAFGGQLPRVPEPVRALVARVEARSARDFLDARTTGRGKRRRFVRDGRYLPLGRRIQAEIPSAMQVYSDGLPEPSRLSAHELTVIDAALRVAGNGSLGVLRIAVLVRGRDEGWLFDLKEEPDSPAPARLVPGDHGDPVGRVLSAFATCVARPPSRLGRTHAGGRDLLVRRLGPDEDKLDVTKLSRDELTTLVPYLGSLLGRAHARTAAKGRKELRGVDLRDLGDRAFVLAGLHEIAFLGYAREATSTPGSYSFSRMKMK, encoded by the coding sequence ATGGCGCGAATCGACGCGAAGGAGCTCGGGCGGCAGGCCTATCGGTCGGACCGGGAGGCGATGCGGGGAAGACCGAAGCTCCTCGCCGCGAAGGTGCGAAAGCAGCTCTCGTCGCCGTTCGCGTTCTTGCGAGGCCAAGCGGCGACCTTCTACACGATGCTCGCGGAGGCGCCGGAGCTCGAAGCCGGGCCCGAGGGCACGGGGACCCTCGTCGGAGACGCGCACCTCGAGAATTTCGGGGCGTACCGCGTCGATCGTGCCCACCGCGCGCGGCCTCCGAAGGGCACGGGGGGCACGCGCGAGGTCGCGTTCGACGTGAACGACTTCGACGACGCGTGGACCGGCCCGTTCCGCTACGACGTCGTGCGCCTCGCGACGAGCTTCCTCCTCGCGTCGCGGACCCACGGCCTCACCGGCTCGGCGACGCTCGACGCGCTCGATCGGCTGCTCGACGGGTACGCGGCCGGCGCCTTCGGGGGGCAGCTCCCTCGTGTGCCCGAGCCCGTGCGAGCGCTGGTCGCGCGGGTCGAGGCGCGCTCGGCGCGTGACTTCTTGGATGCTCGCACGACCGGCCGCGGCAAACGGAGGCGCTTCGTGCGGGACGGGCGTTATTTGCCGCTCGGGCGCCGCATTCAGGCCGAGATCCCTTCGGCGATGCAGGTCTACTCGGACGGGCTGCCCGAGCCCTCGCGCCTCTCCGCGCACGAGCTCACGGTCATCGACGCAGCCCTCCGCGTGGCGGGCAACGGGAGCCTCGGGGTGCTGCGTATCGCCGTGCTCGTACGCGGGAGAGACGAGGGCTGGCTCTTCGATCTCAAAGAAGAGCCCGACTCCCCCGCGCCCGCGAGGCTCGTCCCCGGAGACCACGGCGATCCGGTGGGGCGCGTCCTCTCGGCGTTCGCGACCTGCGTGGCAAGGCCTCCGTCACGCCTCGGCCGCACCCACGCGGGCGGGCGCGACCTGCTCGTGCGGCGGCTCGGCCCCGACGAGGACAAGCTCGACGTCACGAAGCTCTCGCGCGACGAGCTCACGACGCTCGTCCCGTATTTGGGCTCGCTCTTGGGCCGCGCGCACGCGCGCACGGCCGCGAAGGGCCGAAAGGAGCTTCGCGGTGTGGACCTGCGGGATCTCGGGGACCGCGCGTTCGTGCTCGCGGGCCTCCACGAGATCGCCTTTCTCGGCTACGCACGCGAAGCCACGAGCACCCCGGGGAGCTACTCCTTCTCGCGCATGAAGATGAAGTAG
- a CDS encoding NUDIX hydrolase, translating to MSRVRHLRPTIRPWSRVRSELVAEYRIFGIERHHIVDGDGRPRAEVNTFRFTDWCNVVAVTPEEQVVFVWQFRFGTGKMSLEIPGGAIDPGELPIDAARRELAEEAGYALGPEGITLLSSVDANPAMQGNQIHSFAAHGVVPTGETAFDELEELEVCLVDLEDVPLLIDEGLVRHALVVSALETYMRRRGVGARPKT from the coding sequence ATGTCCCGTGTCCGCCACCTGCGCCCCACGATAAGGCCGTGGTCCCGCGTGCGCTCCGAGCTCGTGGCCGAGTACCGCATCTTCGGCATCGAGCGGCACCACATCGTCGACGGCGACGGCCGCCCGCGCGCCGAGGTGAACACGTTCCGCTTCACCGACTGGTGCAACGTCGTCGCCGTGACGCCCGAAGAACAGGTCGTCTTCGTGTGGCAGTTCCGCTTCGGTACCGGGAAAATGAGCCTCGAAATCCCTGGTGGGGCGATCGACCCGGGCGAGCTCCCCATCGACGCCGCGCGCCGCGAGCTCGCCGAAGAGGCCGGCTACGCCCTCGGCCCCGAGGGCATCACGCTGCTCTCGAGCGTCGACGCGAACCCGGCCATGCAAGGAAACCAGATCCACTCGTTCGCGGCCCACGGTGTCGTGCCCACGGGAGAGACCGCGTTCGACGAGCTCGAGGAGCTCGAGGTGTGCCTCGTCGACCTCGAGGACGTGCCCCTCCTCATCGACGAAGGGCTCGTGCGACACGCCTTGGTCGTGAGCGCCCTCGAGACCTACATGCGCCGACGCGGCGTGGGTGCTCGCCCGAAAACGTAA
- the smpB gene encoding SsrA-binding protein SmpB has protein sequence MANVDKSQKAKKAGGEKIVTKNRRATFDYEIDDTFEAGLVLVGSEVKSLRGGKCELVDAYAQVERGEAWLKQMYIAPFERAVAFPHEPRRSRKLLLHMREIERIDRAISREGYTLVPLRVYFKDGRCKVELGLAKGKKVHDKRADMARKTADREAKAAVGRGRKGDT, from the coding sequence ATGGCGAACGTAGACAAATCCCAGAAGGCGAAGAAGGCGGGCGGCGAGAAGATCGTCACCAAGAACCGCCGCGCCACGTTCGACTACGAGATCGACGACACGTTCGAGGCGGGGCTCGTGCTCGTCGGCAGCGAGGTCAAGTCGCTCCGCGGCGGCAAGTGCGAGCTCGTCGACGCGTACGCGCAGGTCGAGCGCGGCGAGGCGTGGCTCAAGCAGATGTACATCGCGCCGTTCGAGCGCGCCGTCGCGTTCCCCCACGAGCCGCGGCGCTCGCGGAAGCTCCTCCTCCACATGCGCGAGATCGAGCGCATCGACCGGGCGATCTCGCGCGAGGGGTACACGCTCGTGCCGCTGCGCGTGTACTTCAAGGACGGGCGCTGCAAGGTGGAGCTCGGCCTCGCGAAGGGCAAGAAGGTGCACGACAAACGCGCCGACATGGCCCGCAAGACGGCCGACCGCGAGGCCAAGGCCGCCGTGGGCCGCGGCCGGAAAGGCGACACGTGA